CGAGGGAAGTGGGATAAATGCCCTCAGAGACGTCAGCCTGGAGCTGGAGAGGGGCAAGATCTACGGTATCGTGGGTCCAAACGGCTCGGGCAAGTCGACCCTCTTGAGGCTCCTTAACGGGTTGATACCGCACTTCTACAGGGGGGAGATGAAGGGGAGGGTCCTCGTGGATGGGGTGGACACGAGGGAGGCCAGCGTCG
This genomic window from Thermoproteota archaeon contains:
- a CDS encoding ATP-binding cassette domain-containing protein, which encodes MIEVEGVTFKYEGSGINALRDVSLELERGKIYGIVGPNGSGKSTLLRLLNGLIPHFYRGEMKGRVLVDGVDTREASV